One window of Gavia stellata isolate bGavSte3 chromosome Z, bGavSte3.hap2, whole genome shotgun sequence genomic DNA carries:
- the LOC132320727 gene encoding sperm-associated antigen 4 protein-like codes for MRRRKASARQQGAALPRRRAGSSLSRPREAQGRVRALYNAAENARLVFSLAMVVVSLQRCLSPGISTMNTFALLGKQSQEMQQLRDEVVSLAAEIGSMKKEVQQIKEAMSAVTQMSDWALKSAGAAINLQRSSSSSAWLCRVFWFLCPPPLLDTFVQPDASPGYCWPFQGSRSEVLIQLPTQIRPMAVTIQHTSKIDSLLGPVSSAPRDFTVSGLDEEGEDEALLGTFTYTVQKKPTQTFLLQNGIPRAFRFLKLVIQSNWGKPGYTCIYRVQVHGKIVGMNAIGQTHVETLPQ; via the exons ATGAGGAGGCGAAAGGCTTCTGCCAGGCAACAAGGGGCTGCTCTGCCAAGGAGACGAGCCGGCAGCAGCTTGTCAAGACCTCGGGAGGCCCAAGGCAGAGTGCGTGCACTCTACAATGCTGCAGAAAATGCGC GGTTGGTCTTCAGTCTGGCAATGGTTGTGGTCTCCCTCCAGAGATGCCTCAGCCCAGGCATCTCTACCAT GAACACATTTGCTCTGTTGGGGAAACAATCACAAGAAATGCAACAGCTGAGAGATGAGGTGGTGAGCCTGGCTGCAGAGATTGGCTCTATGAAGAAG GAAGTTCAGCAAATAAAAGAGGCAATGTCTGCAGTCACACAGATGTCCGACTGGGCTCTGAAAAGTGCAG GGGCTGCCATCAACCTGCAGAGAtcatccagcagctctgcatggcTCTGCAGGGTGTTTTGGTTCCTGTGTCCTCCACCCCTTCTGGATACCTTTGTGCAG CCAGATGCTTCCCCGGGATACTGCTGGCCTTTCCAAGGGTCTCGGAGTGAGGTGCTAATCCAGTTGCCCACACAAATACGACCAATGGCCGTCACCATACAGCACACCTCAAAGATAGACTCTCTGCTGGGGCCTGTCAGTAGCGCCCCCCGAGATTTCACAGTCTCT GGACTGGATGAAGAAGGAGAGGACGAAGCTCTGCTGGGGACATTCACCTACACTGTGCAGAAAAAGCCAACCCAGACTTTCCTTCTGCAG aatgGGATCCCCAGAGCCTTTCGGTTTTTGAAGCTTGTCATacagagcaactggggaaaacCAGGATACACCTGCATTTATCGAGTGCAAGTGCATGGGAAGATCGTGGGAATGAATGCCATCGGCCAGACACATGTGGAGACCCTCCCTCAATAa